One genomic window of Coffea eugenioides isolate CCC68of chromosome 1, Ceug_1.0, whole genome shotgun sequence includes the following:
- the LOC113772861 gene encoding secoisolariciresinol dehydrogenase-like, which produces MANMAIASNIMKRLQGKVALITGAASGIGESAARLFVKHGAKVVIADIQEDLAKKVCQDLDPSSASHVHCDTTQESDIENAVNTAVSKYGKLDIMFNNAGIAGSGTSNILDDKKSGFERVISVNLVGVFLGAKHAARVMIPNRCGSIINTASACSTIVGAAPHAYVSSKHAVVGLTRNTAVDLGRYGIRVNCLSPYFVPTPLAADFIERIDGGVSKVYTYLDGAVLKAEDVADAALYLASDDSKYVSGHNLVVDGGYSIVNSAMCMFENSQK; this is translated from the exons ATGGCAAACATGGCAATCGCCTCAAATATTATGAAAAG GCTTCAAGGCAAGGTTGCACTGATAACTGGTGCTGCTAGTGGTATTGGTGAGTCCGCCGCTAGACTTTTTGTCAAACATGGAGCGAAAGTAGTCATTGCTGACATTCAAGAAGATTTGGCCAAGAAAGTATGCCAAGATTTGGATCCTTCATCAGCTTCACATGTTCACTGTGATACAACTCAAGAATCTGATATAGAAAATGCAGTGAACACTGCTGTTTCTAAGTATGGGAAGCTAGACATCATGTTCAACAATGCTGGTATAGCGGGATCAGGCACATCCAACATTCTTGACGATAAAAAATCTGGTTTTGAACGCGTAATCAGCGTAAACCTTGTAGGTGTATTTTTAGGCGCAAAACATGCTGCAAGAGTGATGATCCCTAATCGCTGTGGCAGTATAATAAATACAGCAAGTGCATGTTCTACCATAGTTGGAGCTGCTCCTCATGCTTACGTGAGTTCAAAGCATGCTGTGGTAGGCTTAACAAGAAATACTGCTGTTGATCTCGGACGATATGGCATTCGCGTGAACTGTCTGTCACCCTACTTCGTTCCCACGCCTTTGGCGGCGGATTTCATAGAAAGAATCGATGGTGGAGTTTCTAAAGTATATACGTATCTGGATGGTGCAGTGCTGAAGGCAGAAGATGTAGCTGATGCAGCTCTTTACTTGGCAAGTGATGACTCCAAATATGTCAGCGGGCACAACCTTGTGGTTGATGGAGGCTACAGTATTGTTAATTCCGCTATGTGTATGTTTGAG